In Mercenaria mercenaria strain notata unplaced genomic scaffold, MADL_Memer_1 contig_3980, whole genome shotgun sequence, a single genomic region encodes these proteins:
- the LOC128553571 gene encoding uncharacterized protein LOC128553571 has product MDPAPIVNHLSSVWDFRAKCLSSSISYSGFQGVHHFTFKMKEGRLKMLYKDWPSDSYSALDMTENVASLDFDYLVNAEINEKVVSVISSMEADLPKYSQAGRMEDEDQKWWETYLKGIERASRTAPIIPRIAELPKFSPVQETETESNTLSAMREHQRKLKQKNGDKDLNKKIMNVMYYIV; this is encoded by the coding sequence ATGGATCCTGCACCGATTGTTAACCATCTTTCAAGTGTGTGGGATTTCAGGGCCAAATGTCTGAGTAGTTCTATCTCTTACTCTGGATTCCAAGGTGTGCACCATTTTACCTTCAAGATGAAGGAAGGAAGGTTGAAGATGCTGTACAAGGACTGGCCATCAGATAGTTACTCGGCACTGGATATGACGGAGAATGTGGCCAGTCTTGATTTTGACTATTTGGTAAATGCAGAAATTAACGAAAAGGTAGTGTCAGTAATCTCAAGCATGGAAGCAGATCTTCCAAAGTACTCGCAAGCAGGTCGTATGGAGGATGAAGACCAAAAATGGTGGGAAACATATCTGAAAGGTATTGAACGAGCGTCCAGAACGGCCCCCATCATACCTCGTATTGCTGAGCTACCTAAATTCAGTCCGGTACAGGAGACAGAGACAGAGTCAAACACACTGTCAGCCATGAGGGAGCATCAaaggaaattgaaacaaaaaaacgGTGATAAAGACCTCAACAAGAAGATCATGAATGTAATGTATTACATTGTGTAA